From a region of the Cyprinus carpio isolate SPL01 chromosome B21, ASM1834038v1, whole genome shotgun sequence genome:
- the LOC109045343 gene encoding WD repeat-containing protein 41-like gives MRREQWRSAALFIGEEQPKNCFTEMQVLKGHFDIVRFLVQIDDLRFASAGDDGLVLIWNVETGDCLLELRCHTQQITAMTSYSFIRGRNAHAALITASSDRTLSLWDPDSGNRVQNISDLQSSVKCLLVLVRLDVWLSGGNELCVWNRDFELQCKTVHHSDAGISAMVELPKNFIAAAMDKEIVIFKLSLSGSDIVVMAMRHLADHQDTIHSLISINDGLFASGSHIGELIIWDSVDWTIQAYEHILWEEPAGDSQSEVKLKQIERSIQHMSSDGEYIVAAVGSGLYVFNVLMKSVVAYRKMAHDSNVLHTMLQEDGRLMSCSEDGSVRLWELQDLPLPAEPASSGFFGMFGTFGRSGKQTGPPAKKMPEIPGLRSLELIGDLIGHSGAVQMFLSFKEKGLVTCSTDHLLIIWKDGELQSQLRSLAVFQKLEENQKL, from the exons ATGCGCAGGGAACAGTGGAG AAGCGCGGCGCTGTTCATTGGGGAGGAACAGCCCAAAAACTGTTTCACGGAGATGCAGGTGCTGAAAGGACACTTTGACATTGTTCGATTTCTGGTGCAGATTGATGACTTAAG GTTTGCGTCTGCAGGTGACGACGGCCTGGTGCTTATATGGAATGTTGAG acggGAGATTGTTTGTTGGAGCTGCGTTGTCACACACAGCAGATCACTGCAATGACATCATACTCCTTCATCAGAGGAAGAAACGCACACGCCGCGCTCATTACCGCATCATCAGACCGCACGCTCAGT TTATGGGATCCAGATTCAGGAAACCGAGTGCAGAATATATCTGATCTCCAGTCCTCAGTGAAG TGTTTGCTGGTGTTGGTTCGTTTGGACGTGTGGCTCTCGGGTGGAAATGAACTGTGTGTTTGGAACAGAGACTTTGAGCTGCAGTGTAAAACAGTTCATCACAGCGATGCAG GCATCTCAGCCATGGTGGAGTTACCGAAGAACTTCATTGCAGCTGCCATGGATAAAGAGATCG TGATATTTAAGCTGAGCCTGTCTGGATCAGACATTGTGGTTATGGCCATGCGTCATCTAGCTGACCATCAGGACACCATCCATTCTCTCATCAGCATCAACG ACGGCTTGTTTGCGAGCGGCTCTCATATCGGTGAGCTCATCATCTGGGATTCAGTGGATTGGACGATCCAGGCATATGAGCACATTCTGTGGGAGGAGCCGGCGGgagacagccaatcagaggtCAAACTGAAACAGATCGAGAGATCCATTCAACACATGAGCTCAGACGGAGAG TATATAGTGGCGGCTGTAGGCAGTGgtctgtatgtttttaatgtgctAATGAAGAGTGTGGTGGCGTACAGGAAGATGGCCCATGATTCCAATGTCTTACACACCATGCTGCAGGAGGACGG gcgcCTGATGTCGTGCTCTGAGGACGGTAGTGTGAGGCTGTGGGAGTTACAGGACCTCCCCCTGCCCGCTGAACCCGCCTCCTCAG GGTTTTTTGGGATGTTTGGCACTTTTGGCAGGTCCGGTAAGCAGACAGGCCCTCCTGCCAAGAAAATGCCAGAAATCCCTGGTCTGCGCTCGCTGGAACTGATCGGCGATCTGATTGGTCACTCTGGGGCTGTGCAG ATGTTTCTGAGTTTTAAGGAGAAGGGTCTGGTCACCTGCTCTACCGATCACCTGCTCATCATCTGGAAGGATGGAGAGTTACAGTCTCAGCTCCGCAGTCTCGCTGTCTTCCAGAAACTCGAGGAAAACCAGAAACTGTGA